One stretch of Deinococcus hopiensis KR-140 DNA includes these proteins:
- a CDS encoding RNA ligase family protein yields MRYKYPSTPHLPWSPGVTSGDVSLTDMAHFRGQEVVVLEKLDGENCTIDRLGSHPRSLDPRPHPSRDWVKALAGRVGYLIPEGWRVCGENMYAQHSIAYNDLESYFYLFSVWNERNAALSWDETVMWAEELGVPTPQVLYRGPWDPAAIRAIQVDPDVMEGYVVRTTSGFAFADFDQHLAKWVRPGHVQTDQHWMHQAVVPNGLRRQ; encoded by the coding sequence ATGCGCTACAAGTACCCTTCCACGCCCCATCTGCCCTGGTCGCCGGGCGTTACGAGCGGCGACGTGAGCCTCACCGACATGGCGCATTTCCGTGGCCAGGAGGTCGTGGTCCTGGAAAAGCTCGATGGTGAGAATTGCACGATTGACCGCCTCGGCAGCCATCCGCGCTCGCTTGACCCGCGCCCCCACCCCTCGCGCGACTGGGTCAAAGCCCTCGCCGGGCGGGTGGGCTACCTTATCCCCGAAGGCTGGCGCGTGTGCGGGGAGAACATGTACGCGCAGCACTCGATTGCCTACAACGACCTCGAATCGTACTTCTACCTGTTCAGCGTCTGGAATGAACGCAACGCGGCGCTCTCCTGGGACGAGACCGTGATGTGGGCTGAGGAACTCGGCGTTCCGACCCCCCAGGTGCTCTACCGCGGTCCCTGGGACCCAGCCGCCATTCGCGCCATCCAGGTGGATCCAGACGTCATGGAAGGCTACGTGGTGCGCACCACAAGCGGCTTTGCGTTCGCCGACTTTGACCAGCACCTCGCCAAATGGGTGCGCCCCGGGCACGTGCAGACCGACCAGCACTGGATGCACCAGGCCGTGGTCCCCAACGGCCTGCGGCGGCAATGA